One Nitrosopumilus piranensis genomic region harbors:
- a CDS encoding HAD-IIIC family phosphatase, whose amino-acid sequence MNEDNLSYYIKKSKQIQRIHSEQSKKIALLGNFTLNGLKEVLDVLSYEKKLDLKIYDSPYAQFKQEIVNQDSKWHSFRPDLTFLILDFDALVGDTRFEYYSWNEEKRKQLINKTCDEFENFLVNALNSQNGKIIVSNFIVPDFSPFGIYDCKVKYSLRDFVNALNQTIKKNVENYPSLYSMEFDLFFLKFGEKNLKDQKLRFLADIIISPSHIPDLAKKIMGYIKPLFGLTKKCLVLDLDNTLWGGILGEDGLNNILLDEKAPGNAFLEFQKVILQLYNRGIILAINSKNNYLDVKEVFKKHPKMLLKEKNFADIQINWNDKASNMIEISKNLNIGTDSFVFWDDDPVNRELIRSQCPEITVIDVPKDPAQFANTLRETDEFNSYNITLEDSQKGKMYAEQNLRKKDQKKFSNLDEFLTSLQMKIKIKKADKFTIPRISQLIMKTNQFNLTTKRYFPEEVEKMVNSKNYLVKTFSVQDKFGDNGLTGLYIVNKEEPKKWKIDTFLMSCRIMGRNIERVMMSDLINEAIKERVENISGEYISTKKNEVTRDLYDKLGFSKLNENTYELKNLKKNIIDVDNIEISKN is encoded by the coding sequence ATGAATGAAGATAATCTAAGTTACTATATTAAAAAATCAAAACAGATTCAAAGAATTCATTCAGAACAGAGTAAAAAAATTGCTCTTCTGGGAAATTTCACTTTGAATGGGTTAAAAGAAGTGTTAGATGTTTTATCATATGAAAAAAAACTAGATCTGAAAATTTATGATTCACCATACGCACAATTTAAACAAGAAATAGTAAACCAGGACAGTAAATGGCATAGTTTCAGACCAGATCTTACTTTTTTAATTTTAGATTTTGATGCATTAGTAGGAGATACAAGATTCGAGTATTATTCATGGAATGAAGAAAAGCGAAAACAACTAATCAATAAAACATGCGATGAATTTGAAAACTTTTTAGTAAATGCACTAAATTCTCAAAATGGAAAAATCATAGTATCAAATTTTATTGTTCCTGATTTTTCACCATTTGGGATTTATGATTGTAAAGTAAAGTACTCGTTAAGAGATTTCGTTAATGCTTTAAATCAAACTATTAAAAAAAATGTAGAGAATTATCCATCTTTATATTCTATGGAATTTGATTTATTTTTCTTAAAATTTGGTGAAAAAAACCTTAAAGATCAAAAATTAAGATTTTTAGCTGACATCATAATATCTCCATCACATATACCAGATCTTGCAAAGAAAATTATGGGATACATAAAACCACTATTTGGATTAACAAAAAAATGTCTTGTTTTAGATTTAGACAATACATTATGGGGAGGAATTTTGGGAGAAGATGGATTAAATAATATTTTGCTAGATGAAAAAGCTCCTGGAAATGCATTTTTAGAATTTCAAAAGGTTATTCTTCAATTATACAATAGAGGGATAATTTTAGCAATTAATAGTAAAAATAATTATTTAGATGTCAAGGAAGTTTTTAAAAAACATCCTAAAATGCTACTAAAAGAAAAAAATTTTGCAGATATTCAAATTAATTGGAATGATAAAGCATCTAACATGATTGAAATATCAAAAAATTTGAACATTGGAACAGATTCTTTTGTTTTTTGGGATGATGATCCAGTAAATAGAGAATTAATAAGAAGCCAATGCCCAGAAATTACAGTTATAGATGTTCCAAAAGATCCAGCTCAATTTGCCAATACATTAAGGGAAACAGATGAATTTAACTCCTATAACATAACTTTAGAGGATTCTCAAAAAGGTAAGATGTATGCAGAACAAAATTTGAGAAAAAAAGATCAAAAAAAATTTTCTAATTTAGATGAATTTTTGACTAGTTTACAAATGAAAATAAAAATAAAAAAAGCTGACAAATTTACAATTCCAAGAATATCTCAGCTAATTATGAAAACGAATCAATTTAATTTAACTACAAAAAGATATTTTCCAGAAGAAGTAGAAAAAATGGTTAACAGTAAAAATTATTTAGTTAAAACATTTTCTGTACAGGATAAATTTGGAGATAATGGTTTAACAGGTTTATATATTGTAAATAAGGAAGAACCAAAAAAATGGAAGATAGACACATTTCTTATGAGTTGCAGAATAATGGGTAGAAATATTGAGAGAGTAATGATGTCAGATTTAATAAATGAAGCAATAAAAGAAAGAGTTGAAAATATTTCAGGAGAATATATTTCTACAAAAAAAAATGAAGTGACAAGAGATCTGTATGATAAATTAGGTTTTTCAAAACTAAATGAAAATACGTATGAATTAAAAAACCTGAAAAAAAATATCATAGATGTAGACAATATAGAAATTTCTAAAAATTAA
- a CDS encoding GDP-mannose 4,6-dehydratase: MSKTVLITGITGQDGAYLARFLLRKNYKVFGSYRRLSTPNFWRLHYLGIFDKIKFLSCDVTDSRSISECIQESNPDEIFHLAAQSFVGASFHQPLYTTDITGLGTVRMLDEIKRSNKKIKFYQASSSEMYGSESSKIKNELTEFHPSSPYAIAKLYAHWTVNLYRKAYGVHATSGILFNHESSLRGLEFVTRKISNGIAKISLGLSKELTLGNVSAQRDWGYAPEYIEGMWMMLQQKNPDDYVLATNEVHSVKEFVQEACKIAGVPCKKIQISETNLRPFDLQYLCGDYSKAKKKLGWKPKTKFKKLVKLMVEEDISRWERWLKKEYFPWDAATSGEDSKIINS, from the coding sequence ATGAGTAAAACAGTGTTGATTACAGGAATTACAGGGCAAGATGGAGCATATCTTGCAAGATTTCTTTTAAGAAAAAACTATAAAGTTTTTGGTTCATATAGAAGATTATCCACACCAAACTTTTGGAGATTACATTACTTAGGAATATTTGATAAAATTAAATTTCTTTCATGTGACGTTACAGATTCTAGATCAATCTCTGAATGCATACAAGAATCTAACCCTGATGAAATTTTTCATTTAGCTGCACAAAGTTTTGTAGGGGCTTCCTTTCATCAACCATTATACACTACAGACATTACAGGTCTTGGCACAGTTAGAATGTTAGATGAAATAAAAAGATCAAATAAAAAAATTAAATTTTATCAAGCATCTTCAAGTGAAATGTATGGAAGTGAGTCTTCTAAAATTAAAAATGAGTTAACAGAATTTCATCCATCAAGTCCATATGCAATTGCAAAATTATATGCACACTGGACCGTGAATTTATACAGAAAAGCATATGGAGTACATGCAACATCCGGAATTTTGTTTAATCATGAATCATCCTTAAGAGGATTAGAATTTGTAACTAGAAAAATTTCTAATGGAATTGCAAAAATTTCTCTGGGGCTATCAAAAGAACTAACATTAGGAAATGTTTCAGCACAAAGAGATTGGGGATACGCACCAGAATATATAGAAGGTATGTGGATGATGTTACAACAAAAAAATCCAGATGATTATGTTTTAGCTACAAATGAAGTGCATTCAGTAAAAGAATTTGTCCAAGAAGCTTGTAAAATTGCTGGAGTCCCATGTAAAAAAATCCAAATTTCAGAAACAAATTTGAGGCCATTTGATCTTCAGTATTTATGTGGAGATTATTCTAAAGCAAAGAAAAAATTAGGTTGGAAACCAAAAACAAAGTTTAAAAAATTAGTTAAATTAATGGTTGAGGAAGATATATCAAGGTGGGAAAGGTGGTTAAAGAAAGAATATTTTCCATGGGATGCAGCAACATCAGGAGAGGATTCAAAAATAATTAATTCTTGA
- a CDS encoding glycosyltransferase family 2 protein has protein sequence MIIACIPAFNEGKIIRTLVKNILQYVDRVIVCDDGSNDNTSTEAKKAGATVIEHEKNFGKGAAMRTLFDFAKNENFDVMITIDGDGQFSPKEIPKLISPIINERVDIVIGFRSNKDEMPSYRKFGNKFLDSMTNLASELPFRDTQSGFRSYSKKAVSVISFRTNGFGADSEILIDASRKKLNIVEVGVTVSYNTGEKTSTKDPISHISEVITSLIESIAISHPLKYLGIPGMLLLIIGVGFLIWSISFFNEVRFFPIPLLVSAIGSMMIGTMLLLMSVVLYGISKIKIKN, from the coding sequence ATGATTATTGCGTGTATTCCTGCATTTAATGAGGGGAAGATAATTAGAACACTGGTAAAAAATATACTTCAATATGTTGATCGTGTAATTGTTTGTGATGATGGCTCTAATGATAATACATCTACAGAAGCAAAAAAAGCAGGAGCCACAGTAATTGAACATGAAAAAAATTTTGGTAAGGGGGCAGCTATGAGAACTCTATTTGATTTTGCAAAAAATGAAAACTTTGATGTAATGATAACTATTGACGGTGACGGACAGTTTTCTCCAAAAGAAATTCCTAAATTGATTTCTCCCATAATTAATGAAAGAGTGGATATTGTAATTGGATTTCGTTCAAATAAAGATGAAATGCCTTCATATAGGAAATTTGGTAACAAATTTTTAGATTCTATGACTAACTTAGCATCTGAATTACCTTTTAGAGATACTCAAAGTGGATTTCGTTCTTATTCAAAAAAAGCGGTTTCTGTCATTTCTTTTAGGACAAATGGGTTTGGTGCTGATTCAGAAATTTTAATTGATGCATCTAGAAAGAAATTAAATATTGTTGAAGTTGGTGTAACCGTTAGTTACAATACTGGTGAAAAAACTTCTACTAAAGATCCTATTTCGCATATTAGTGAGGTAATAACATCTTTAATAGAATCCATTGCAATTTCTCATCCTCTAAAATATCTGGGAATTCCTGGAATGCTATTGTTAATTATTGGAGTTGGGTTTCTAATTTGGTCTATATCTTTTTTTAATGAAGTAAGATTTTTTCCTATTCCACTTCTTGTTTCTGCTATTGGCTCTATGATGATAGGGACGATGCTTCTTCTAATGTCTGTTGTATTATATGGAATAAGTAAAATTAAAATCAAGAATTAA
- a CDS encoding SIS domain-containing protein → MLTKFDLEKFDPSGMHKIYDQWPKLAKDAYSSDLDVTSFSDIDHIVIAGMGGSGAIGNLFYSIFSKNDIHITLVKGYLLPKTVNSKTLVITISISGNTVETLNVLKTARELHCNLIAFSSGGKMQEFCKKHNLEFHMIKKMHSPRSSFVTYVYSLLKILKPFLPITENDIDESISVLENTQKLINSENLTETNPSLLLSQWITNIPLIYYPHGLQAAAIRFKSSLQENAKSHVIIEDVIESCHNGIVAWEKSSSLRPILIQGNNDYSKTKERWQILKKYFNENKIEYFEVFSVNGNILSKLMDLIYRLDYATIYKAIYSGIDPSTIKSIDFVKNHLDSNLE, encoded by the coding sequence ATGCTTACTAAATTTGATTTAGAAAAATTTGATCCTTCGGGTATGCATAAAATCTATGACCAATGGCCAAAATTGGCAAAAGATGCATACTCTTCAGACTTGGATGTAACTTCCTTTTCTGATATTGATCATATTGTGATTGCAGGTATGGGTGGCTCTGGTGCAATAGGGAATCTTTTCTATTCAATTTTTTCAAAAAATGATATTCATATAACTTTGGTTAAAGGATATCTACTACCAAAAACAGTAAACTCTAAAACTCTAGTAATTACAATAAGCATATCTGGGAACACTGTTGAGACGCTAAATGTTTTAAAAACCGCAAGAGAACTTCACTGTAATCTTATTGCATTTTCATCAGGTGGTAAAATGCAGGAATTTTGTAAAAAGCATAATCTAGAATTTCATATGATTAAAAAAATGCATTCTCCCAGATCATCTTTTGTTACATATGTTTATTCATTGCTTAAAATTTTAAAACCGTTTTTACCAATTACTGAAAATGATATTGATGAATCCATATCTGTGTTGGAAAATACTCAAAAATTAATAAACTCTGAAAATCTTACAGAAACAAATCCTTCACTTTTATTGTCTCAATGGATTACAAACATTCCGTTAATTTATTATCCACATGGATTACAGGCTGCAGCAATCAGATTCAAATCTTCATTACAGGAAAATGCAAAATCTCATGTAATTATTGAAGATGTTATCGAGTCTTGTCATAATGGAATTGTAGCATGGGAAAAATCATCATCACTTCGACCTATACTTATTCAAGGTAACAATGATTATTCTAAAACTAAAGAACGTTGGCAAATCTTAAAAAAATACTTTAATGAAAATAAAATTGAGTATTTTGAAGTATTTTCAGTTAATGGTAATATATTATCAAAATTGATGGATTTAATTTATAGACTTGATTATGCCACAATTTACAAAGCCATCTATTCTGGAATAGACCCTTCTACTATCAAATCTATTGATTTTGTAAAAAATCATCTTGATTCTAATCTAGAATAG
- a CDS encoding glycosyltransferase family 4 protein, which translates to MNILLLSQFFSITKGGGEYVFKLMAKNLTENGHKVWVITNKVKGETYPNLANLKIIMVNPTLEYKGGLPPTFLDNIRYVINTFQAGKKIIKEQNIDIIHSNNFSPSLAGSLMSYFTKKPHIITIFDIFSQNDKDFWRKWIKQVKVSKINAILVPWFEKILIKTRYDAIYTISDASKNDILKMNTKKPIYNIPPSIEDTVQLNEKIIPFQFICISRLVFYKNLEIIINAMSVVVKSIPQCKVIIIGDGPHKESLQILIKNLELEKNIIFKGYTTSAEKMKLISESNAMLFPSILEGFGLVILEAFSQSKPVLVSDIPPMSDIIIHNETGFVLDENNYKIWAEHITKLIKNPQLSKKMGENGNNLLKIKYNRKQFYDKLIKMYNDIASDLGE; encoded by the coding sequence TTGAATATTTTACTACTCTCTCAATTCTTCTCAATTACAAAAGGAGGTGGAGAATATGTCTTCAAATTAATGGCAAAAAATCTCACAGAAAATGGCCATAAAGTATGGGTAATTACAAACAAAGTGAAAGGCGAAACATATCCAAACTTAGCTAACCTTAAAATTATCATGGTCAATCCAACGCTAGAATATAAAGGAGGACTGCCACCAACTTTTTTAGACAATATTAGATATGTCATCAATACATTTCAAGCGGGGAAAAAAATCATTAAAGAACAAAACATCGATATTATTCATTCAAATAATTTTTCGCCGTCACTTGCGGGTTCACTAATGTCATACTTTACAAAAAAACCACACATCATAACAATTTTTGACATTTTCTCTCAAAATGATAAAGACTTTTGGAGAAAATGGATAAAGCAGGTAAAAGTTTCAAAAATTAATGCAATATTAGTACCATGGTTTGAAAAAATTCTTATAAAAACAAGATATGATGCAATCTACACAATTAGTGATGCATCCAAAAACGATATCCTCAAGATGAATACAAAAAAACCAATATACAACATTCCACCAAGCATAGAAGATACAGTTCAGTTAAATGAAAAAATAATTCCATTCCAATTCATATGTATTAGCAGATTGGTATTTTACAAGAATTTAGAAATAATAATTAACGCAATGTCAGTTGTAGTAAAATCAATTCCACAATGTAAAGTAATCATAATTGGAGATGGTCCACATAAAGAATCATTACAAATACTAATTAAAAACTTAGAATTAGAAAAGAACATTATATTCAAAGGATATACAACATCGGCTGAAAAAATGAAATTAATTTCAGAATCAAACGCAATGCTATTTCCAAGTATTTTAGAAGGATTTGGTTTAGTTATTTTAGAAGCATTTTCTCAGAGTAAACCAGTATTAGTATCAGATATTCCTCCAATGTCAGATATTATTATTCACAATGAGACAGGTTTTGTTCTTGATGAAAATAATTACAAAATATGGGCAGAACACATTACAAAGTTAATTAAAAATCCACAATTATCCAAAAAAATGGGAGAGAATGGTAACAATCTACTTAAGATAAAATACAATCGAAAACAATTCTATGATAAATTAATTAAAATGTATAATGATATAGCTAGCGATTTAGGAGAATAG
- a CDS encoding ThiF family adenylyltransferase — MANITFTIPSVLNQGGGEKKTEISADSLQDAFAKISEVMGDDFKRRVLEGDGTPRSLINIYINGKNAKFSSGMDTVLNDNDEVYILPAVAGGSQELSKKELDKFSRQVMLEEIGYNGQLKLKNSKICVVGTGGLGNPITSRLAAMGVGTLRIVDRDIIELSNLHRQTMFDEDDVGQVKVEVAAKKLQKLNPDCKIEALAVSVNDYTALEVVEGCDVVVDALDSVNARYALNKACVKFGIPFVTGAAVGVSGQIFTILPGTSACYHCMFPALDEDTMPTCSIEGVHPSILSIVGGIEVAEAVKVVMGKKPSLSDKILHVDIENLDFTSTRTFRAEECPVCGTGKSEEVVKEELLLEELCGRNRGKRTFSITPTHTLDLDVESVTNIAKEKGFLVENQGELGLSLRTNDMSVSFMKKGSAVVVGPKDEQEAILLYKELLGNRTSIKTAN; from the coding sequence ATGGCAAATATTACATTTACAATTCCATCTGTGCTAAATCAAGGCGGCGGGGAGAAAAAGACAGAGATTTCAGCTGATTCACTCCAAGATGCGTTTGCAAAAATATCTGAAGTGATGGGTGATGATTTTAAGAGAAGAGTATTGGAAGGTGATGGCACTCCTCGTTCTTTGATTAATATTTACATTAACGGAAAGAATGCAAAATTTTCTAGTGGGATGGATACTGTACTTAATGACAACGATGAGGTGTATATCTTACCTGCAGTAGCTGGCGGCTCTCAAGAATTATCCAAAAAAGAACTAGACAAATTTTCTCGTCAGGTAATGCTTGAAGAGATTGGATATAATGGGCAGCTCAAACTAAAAAACTCTAAAATCTGTGTAGTTGGAACTGGCGGACTGGGAAATCCCATAACTTCTAGACTTGCTGCAATGGGTGTAGGAACTCTGAGAATTGTTGACAGAGATATAATTGAACTATCTAATCTACATAGACAGACAATGTTTGATGAAGATGATGTAGGTCAAGTTAAAGTTGAAGTTGCAGCAAAGAAATTACAAAAACTAAATCCTGATTGTAAAATAGAGGCATTAGCAGTTTCAGTCAATGATTACACTGCACTAGAAGTAGTTGAAGGCTGTGATGTTGTAGTTGATGCCCTTGATAGTGTCAATGCACGATATGCTCTCAATAAGGCATGTGTGAAGTTTGGTATTCCATTTGTAACTGGTGCTGCAGTTGGAGTATCTGGTCAGATTTTTACCATTCTACCTGGGACTAGTGCGTGTTACCACTGTATGTTTCCTGCATTAGATGAGGATACCATGCCTACATGCAGCATTGAAGGAGTACATCCATCTATTCTATCAATTGTTGGCGGAATCGAGGTTGCCGAAGCAGTCAAAGTTGTTATGGGCAAAAAGCCTAGTCTCTCTGATAAGATACTTCATGTTGATATTGAGAATTTGGACTTTACAAGCACTAGAACATTTAGAGCAGAAGAGTGTCCTGTGTGTGGAACTGGAAAATCAGAAGAAGTTGTTAAAGAGGAACTGCTCTTAGAAGAACTGTGTGGAAGAAACAGGGGAAAGAGAACATTCTCTATAACTCCTACTCATACCCTTGATCTTGATGTTGAATCTGTTACAAACATTGCAAAAGAAAAAGGATTTCTAGTCGAGAATCAGGGTGAACTTGGATTATCACTGCGAACAAATGATATGTCAGTTAGTTTTATGAAAAAGGGTTCGGCCGTAGTAGTTGGACCAAAAGATGAACAAGAAGCAATTTTGTTATACAAAGAATTACTTGGAAACAGGACTTCTATAAAAACGGCAAATTAA
- a CDS encoding threonine synthase, protein MARTSLQCRECKKEYESTFKYICDDCFGPLDVKYDFPAVTKDTFTNREHTYWRYFELLPIENKSNIVSIDAGMTPLTKAENLGKALGLNNLYIKNDSVNPTFSFKDRPAGVAVSKAKEFGLSAVGCASTGNLASATAAHAAKGGFPCHVFAPSNIEMAKITQALSYGANYVAVDGTYDDANRIAAQIGDSKGIGIVNINMRSHYVEGSKTLAFEVAEQLDWQVPDQLIVPVGSGAMLNAICKGFEELQTVSLLGDVSNMHMIAAQPHGCAPVVDAFKKNSKDVIPVENPDTVAKSLAIGDPGDGRYVLKRLEQYDGFAEECNNQEILDAIILLAKTEGIFTEPAGGVSVSVLQKMVEQGKIDKNDKVVCYVTGNGLKATESIMEVLQKPKVLKADISEVSAVVN, encoded by the coding sequence TTGGCAAGAACATCATTACAGTGTAGAGAGTGTAAAAAAGAGTATGAATCTACTTTCAAGTATATCTGCGATGATTGTTTTGGGCCACTAGATGTAAAGTATGATTTTCCAGCAGTTACAAAAGATACCTTCACTAACCGTGAGCATACTTATTGGCGATATTTTGAACTACTGCCAATAGAAAACAAATCAAATATTGTATCCATTGATGCTGGAATGACACCACTTACCAAAGCTGAGAATCTTGGTAAGGCACTTGGTTTGAATAATTTGTATATCAAAAATGATTCTGTAAACCCAACATTTTCATTCAAAGACAGACCTGCCGGAGTTGCAGTTTCAAAAGCAAAGGAATTTGGACTGTCAGCTGTTGGTTGTGCCTCCACTGGTAATTTGGCATCAGCTACTGCTGCACATGCAGCAAAAGGTGGATTTCCATGTCATGTGTTTGCTCCAAGTAATATCGAGATGGCAAAGATCACACAAGCATTATCTTATGGTGCAAACTATGTTGCAGTGGATGGAACTTATGATGATGCAAATAGAATCGCTGCACAAATTGGTGATAGCAAAGGAATTGGTATAGTTAACATTAACATGCGTTCACACTATGTTGAAGGCTCTAAAACTTTGGCTTTTGAAGTTGCAGAACAACTTGACTGGCAGGTACCTGATCAACTAATAGTTCCAGTGGGTAGTGGTGCTATGCTTAATGCAATTTGTAAGGGATTTGAAGAACTTCAAACAGTTTCGCTGTTAGGTGACGTATCAAACATGCACATGATTGCAGCACAACCACATGGATGTGCCCCTGTAGTTGATGCGTTTAAGAAAAATTCAAAAGATGTAATTCCAGTTGAAAATCCAGATACTGTTGCCAAGAGTCTTGCAATAGGTGATCCTGGAGATGGGCGATATGTGCTAAAGAGATTGGAGCAGTATGACGGATTTGCAGAAGAATGCAATAATCAGGAGATTTTAGATGCAATTATACTCCTAGCCAAGACTGAGGGGATATTTACCGAGCCTGCAGGTGGTGTGTCTGTATCTGTACTGCAAAAGATGGTTGAACAGGGCAAAATTGACAAAAACGACAAAGTGGTATGTTATGTTACTGGAAACGGTCTCAAAGCAACTGAATCTATAATGGAAGTATTGCAAAAGCCTAAGGTGCTCAAGGCAGACATTTCAGAAGTATCGGCGGTAGTAAACTAA
- the hisI gene encoding phosphoribosyl-AMP cyclohydrolase — translation MDKTVEEIDFAKGDGLVPVIVQDANTKDVLTLAYSNKESLELTKKTGNSWFWSRSRNKLWMKGEESGNTQKVSEILVDCDSDAIIYLVEPSGPACHTGEKVCFHHNLEK, via the coding sequence ATGGATAAAACAGTTGAAGAAATTGATTTTGCCAAAGGCGATGGGCTAGTTCCAGTTATTGTTCAGGATGCAAATACGAAAGATGTTTTGACTCTAGCATACTCTAATAAAGAATCTCTTGAATTGACAAAAAAAACTGGAAATTCCTGGTTTTGGAGTCGTTCACGAAACAAACTGTGGATGAAAGGCGAAGAGTCTGGTAATACTCAAAAAGTTAGCGAAATTCTAGTTGATTGTGATTCAGATGCAATTATTTATCTTGTAGAGCCATCAGGACCTGCATGTCATACAGGTGAAAAAGTTTGCTTTCATCACAACTTAGAAAAATAG
- the hisF gene encoding imidazole glycerol phosphate synthase subunit HisF, whose product MLTKRIIPCLDVDNGRVVKGLNFESIKDAGDPVELAAKYSEGGADELVFLDITASQEKRKTIKELVSSVAKVIDIPFTVGGGVNSMEDARNILLSGADKVGINTGAVKNPSLLTDLMTIFGKQCIVIAIDAKRNYSEDSTKTMFEENGKKFWFEVFIYGGKQGTNFDAIQWAKKATDLGAGEVLLTSIDKDGTKDGYDILLTKNVVDAVSVPVIASGGCGKPEDMYEIFEKSDVDAALAASIFHYEEQSVNRVKEILRGKNISVRL is encoded by the coding sequence TTGTTAACTAAACGAATAATCCCTTGTTTAGATGTCGACAACGGACGAGTAGTAAAGGGATTAAACTTTGAATCAATCAAAGATGCAGGAGATCCAGTAGAACTTGCAGCAAAATATAGTGAAGGTGGAGCAGATGAATTGGTCTTTTTAGACATAACTGCATCTCAAGAAAAAAGAAAAACAATCAAAGAACTAGTATCTAGTGTTGCCAAAGTAATTGATATTCCATTTACTGTGGGTGGTGGAGTAAATAGCATGGAGGATGCAAGAAATATTTTGCTTAGTGGCGCAGATAAAGTTGGAATAAATACAGGTGCTGTAAAGAATCCCTCACTACTAACTGATCTGATGACGATATTTGGAAAACAATGTATTGTAATAGCCATAGATGCAAAACGAAACTATTCAGAAGACTCTACAAAAACAATGTTTGAGGAAAATGGAAAAAAATTCTGGTTTGAAGTTTTCATTTATGGTGGAAAACAAGGAACCAATTTTGATGCAATTCAATGGGCAAAAAAAGCAACAGATCTTGGTGCTGGAGAAGTGCTACTAACTAGTATAGATAAAGATGGAACTAAAGATGGGTATGATATTTTACTTACCAAAAATGTAGTGGATGCTGTTTCTGTACCTGTTATTGCTTCTGGTGGATGTGGCAAGCCTGAAGATATGTATGAAATATTTGAAAAATCCGATGTTGATGCTGCTTTGGCAGCATCTATTTTTCACTATGAAGAGCAATCAGTTAATAGAGTTAAAGAAATTCTTAGAGGTAAAAACATTTCTGTACGATTATAA
- the hisA gene encoding 1-(5-phosphoribosyl)-5-[(5-phosphoribosylamino)methylideneamino]imidazole-4-carboxamide isomerase: protein MKIIPAIDLMEGQVVRLYKGDPKQKTVYSDDPMSVAQKWQEAGADMLHIVDLDATIGIGNNLDLIEKITKSLSIPVEVAGGLRNEAVIDRAISFATRIVIGTLAFKDRELLQRLAKKYGFSKIVISVDHIDGFIVTHGWQESTKTPLLDAINEFVSMGFTEFLLTNVSKDGTMEGPDLEYLEKACAIQNANIIASGGISKIDDVSNVQTKNAFAVILGKALYENKVSIKEAKQLVN, encoded by the coding sequence ATGAAAATAATTCCAGCAATTGATCTGATGGAAGGACAAGTAGTTCGGCTGTACAAAGGTGATCCTAAACAGAAAACAGTGTACAGCGATGATCCTATGTCAGTTGCCCAAAAATGGCAAGAAGCAGGAGCAGACATGTTACACATTGTTGATTTGGATGCAACAATTGGAATTGGTAACAATTTAGATTTAATTGAAAAAATCACCAAATCCTTATCAATACCTGTTGAGGTAGCTGGTGGTTTACGTAATGAGGCAGTCATTGATAGAGCAATCTCTTTTGCTACTAGAATTGTTATTGGTACTTTGGCATTCAAAGACAGAGAACTGTTACAGCGTCTTGCCAAAAAATATGGATTTTCAAAAATTGTAATTTCAGTTGATCATATAGATGGCTTTATTGTTACACATGGCTGGCAAGAGAGTACAAAAACACCATTACTTGATGCAATAAATGAATTTGTAAGCATGGGATTCACCGAATTTCTACTCACAAATGTAAGTAAAGATGGAACAATGGAGGGCCCAGATCTGGAATATTTAGAAAAAGCATGTGCAATACAAAATGCAAATATTATTGCAAGTGGTGGAATATCAAAAATTGATGATGTGTCCAATGTACAAACAAAAAATGCATTTGCAGTAATTTTGGGTAAAGCATTGTATGAAAATAAGGTTTCAATTAAGGAGGCAAAACAACTTGTTAACTAA